A single genomic interval of Centropristis striata isolate RG_2023a ecotype Rhode Island chromosome 8, C.striata_1.0, whole genome shotgun sequence harbors:
- the LOC131976274 gene encoding sialic acid-binding Ig-like lectin 14: MFVLMCATLLFSLGCSTADTGAPVLGRPDCQNGYCITLSEGAITAEAGLCVVIPCLFTTGYSFTTKNMVWYKCEPSKQRCADSDIILPQNKNNRVQSGFKGQVSLLEPDVNQRTCSIIINDLTESDSGSYQFRVSGLIFGMPNGFTFSPKAIVSVKGLTQKPTVMVPPLTEGQQTTLTCTAPGLCSGSVPTITWTWRGAGEDDSHISGNITAFKTENLTAVTQRHSSTLTFNPSAEHHGSIITCKVGFTNGITTEETVTLNVTSVQAQAPGAVLPWVVVAGVSLIVNVICIILLMFLWNTRNKVKPKQEDRTYMSLKRTDLSPEYDVIAQPLH, from the exons ATGTTTGTTCTCATGTGTGCGACTCTGCTTTTCTCTTTGGGATGCAGCACTGCTGACACAG GTgcaccagtgctggggagaccAGACTGTCAAAATGGATACTGTATCACACTGAGTGAAGGAGCTATAACAGCAGAGGCTGGACTCTGTGTTGTGATTCCCTGTTTATTCACCACTGGTTATAGCTTTACAACTAAAAACATGGTTTGGTACAAATGTGAACCATCTAAACAAAGATGTGCTGATTCAGACATCATATTGCCCCAAAACAAGAACAACAGGGTTCAGTCTGGGTTCAAAGGACAAGTTTCACTGTTGGAGCCTGACGTGAATCAGAGGACCTGCAGCATCATCATCAATGACCTCACTGAGTCAGACTCTGGATCATATCAGTTCAGAGTTAGTGGTCTCATATTTGGGATGCCAAATGGATTTACATTCTCTCCAAAAGCAATAGTCTCTGTTAAAG GTCTGACCCAGAAGCCCACAGTGATGGTTCCTCCTCTGACAGAGGGACAGCAGACCACACTGACCTGCACTGCTCCTGGTCTCTGCTCTGGATCTGTTCCTACAATCACCTGGACgtggagaggagcaggagaggacgACTCTCACATCTCAGGAAACATCACAGCCTTCAAGACTGAGAATCTGACTGCTGTCACTCAGAGACACAGCTCAACTTTGACCTTTAATCCTTCAGCTGAACACCACGGCAGCATTATCACCTGTAAGGTCGGCTTCACAAACGGCATCACCACAGAGGAGACGGTGACTCTGAATGTGACCT CCGTGCAGGCACAGGCACCAGGTGCAGTTCTTCCCTGGGTCGTCGTCGCTGGTGTTTCTCTCATTGTGAATGTCATCTGCATCATCCTCTTGATGTTCCTTTG GAACACAAGAAATAAGGTGAAACCAAAGCAAGAGGACAGAACGTACATGTCACTGAAGAGAACCGACCTGTCACCAGAGTATGATGTCATCGCTCAACCTCTGCACTAA
- the LOC131976157 gene encoding sialic acid-binding Ig-like lectin 10 codes for MSGQSHPWVKCVNLKICRVSGGASSGSVPLCLLHLQCKVCVQWRERVTVNHHIRMFLLIWATLVSSLRGSSADAGAPVWGRQDCRNGYCITLSEGAITAEAGLCVVIPCSFTVYYYTRFTPQHMVWSKCEGRCRDQDIILDSNNNNRVQSGFKGRVSLLEPDVNQRTCSIIINDLTESDSGSYQFRSNGLVNRQTSGFNFPTKATFSVKGLTQKPTVMVPPLTEGQQTTLTCTAPGLCSGSVPTITWTWRGAGEDDSHISGNITAFKTENLTAVTQRHSSTLTFNSSAEHHGSIITCKVGFTNGITTEETVTLNVTYVKEVKVTGNIRVKEGETLNLTCSVESFPPALITWTKLSDENMQNGTEMNLHNNTETFPKEESGISTFSISNVTTKDSGVYICTAKYVTDTLVKEVDVAVTYVREPIISGDTSVKEGDSLNLTCSVESFPPAPITWTVLGSNTNLYDGLDADLQNNSGSAALFLPNVTVQHSGRYICTAKHLDRTVTASAEVTVTWFSNILSSGCELQSDVLTCVCVTEGFPLPTVRWPLLKNQAEYSVTTTVTNHTVSSTVTLNINHHSNTSVECISSHQNGEAKKPLTIQMNPSEPKVADPSKEVLKIVSRLEVIIAFLIGILISAVLCCLAIKCHKRKKQSSSVNLNDTLEMVTSQDEPLISADGEVEYDQTYYQDTVEEEGAVAAERAAPDPDGGPNDVEYASIDFSVLKKRPREAAKERETTETEYAEIKKEVQEERDEDGGEGELLSF; via the exons ATGTCAGGGCAGTCACACCCCTGGGTGAAGTGTGTTAATCTCAAGATTTGCAGAGTCAGCGGCGGTGCTTCCTCTGGTTCAGTTCCTCTGTGTTTGTTGCACTTACAGTGTAAAGTTTGTGTCCAGTGGAGGGAGAGAGTGACTGTCAACCACCACATCAGGATGTTCCTTCTCATCTGGGCGACTCTGGTCTCCTCCCTGAGAGGAAGCAGTGCTGATGCAG GTGCACCAGTGTGGGGAAGACAAGACTGTAGAAATGGATACTGTATCACACTGAGTGAAGGAGCTATAACAGCAGAGGCTGGACTCTGTGTTGTGATACCGTGTTCATTCACTGTTTACTACTATACTCGCTTTACACCCCAACATATGGTTTGGTCTAAATGTGAAGGAAGATGTAGAGATCAAGACATCATACTGgactccaacaacaacaacagggttCAGTCTGGGTTCAAAGGACGAGTTTCACTGTTGGAGCCTGACGTGAATCAGAGGACCTGCAGCATCATCATCAATGACCTCACTGAGTCAGACTCTGGATCATATCAGTTCAGATCTAATGGTCTCGTTAACCGGCAGACAAGTGGATTTAATTTCCCCACAAAAGCAACTTTCTCTGTTAAAG GTCTGACCCAGAAGCCCACAGTGATGGTTCCTCCTCTGACAGAGGGACAGCAGACCACACTGACCTGCACTGCTCCTGGTCTCTGCTCTGGATCTGTTCCTACAATCACCTGGACgtggagaggagcaggagaggacgACTCTCACATCTCAGGAAACATCACAGCCTTCAAGACTGAGAATCTGACTGCTGTCACTCAGAGACACAGCTCAACTTTGACCTTTAACTCTTCAGCTGAACACCACGGCAGCATTATCACCTGTAAGGTCGGCTTCACAAACGGCATCACCACAGAGGAGACGGTGACTCTGAATGTGACCT atgtgAAGGAAGTTAAAGTCACTGGGAACATCAGAGTGAAGGAGGGAGAGACGCTGAATCTGACCTGCAGTGTTGAAAGTTTCCCTCCAGCTCTCATCACGTGGACTAAACTTTCAGAcgaaaacatgcaaaatggaACCGAAATGAAtctacacaacaacactgaGACCTTCCCAAAGGAAGAGAGTGGAATCAGCACTTTCTCCATCTCTAATGTTACTACAAAAGATTCTGGAGTGTATATCTGCACGGCCAAATATGTGACTGACACCCTGGTGAAAGAAGTTGACGTAGCAGTGACGT ATGTGAGGGAACCTATAATCAGCGGGGACACATCTGTAAAGGAAGGAGATTCTCTGAATCTGACGTGCAGTGTTGAAAGTTTTCCTCCGGCTCCTATCACATGGACTGTACTCGGCTCCAACACAAACCTGTACGATGGACTTGATGCTGACCTGCAGAACAACTCGGGCTCTGCTGCACTCTTTCTCCCTAATGTGACTGTTCAACACTCTGGACGGTACATCTGTACAGCCAAACATCTGGACCGCACTGTGACTGCATCTGCTGAAGTAACTGTGACCT GGTTTTCAAACATCCTAAGCTCCGGCTGTGAGCTCCAGTCAGACGtcctgacctgtgtgtgtgtcactgaagGGTTTCCTTTACCCACCGTTAGATGGCCACTGCTGAAGAACCAGGCTGAGTACTCAGTCACTACCACAGTGACAAACCACACAGTCAGCAGCACTGTAACCTTAAATATAAACCACCACAGCAACACTTCTGTTGAGTGCATCAGCAgccatcagaatggggaagcaAAGAAACCCCTCACCATCCAAATGAACCCGTCAGAACCAAAGG TTGCAGATCCATCCAAAGAAGTATTAAAGATAGTTTCCCGGCTGGAGGTCATCATTGCCTTTCTGATCGGGATTCTGATTTCAGCAGTCCTTTGCTGTTTGgcaataaaatgtcataaaag AAAGAAACAGAGCAGCTCTGTAAACCTGAATGACACTCTGGAGATGGTGACCAGTCAAGATGAACCTCTG ATCAGTGCTGATGGAGAAGTGGAATATGATCAGACCTACTACCAGGACACAGTGGAGGAAGAAGGAGCTGTGGCAGCAGAGCGAGCTGCTCCTGATCCTGATGGAGGACCAAACGATGTCGAGTACGCCAGCATCGACTTCTCCGTGTTGAAGAAGAGACCCAGGGAGGCAGCGAAGGAGCGAGAGACCACCGAGACGGAGTACGCTGAAATTAAGAAAGAAGTACAAGAGGAAAGAGATGAGGATGGCGGAGAGGGAG AGCTGCTGAGTTTCTGA